The following nucleotide sequence is from Aedes aegypti strain LVP_AGWG chromosome 3, AaegL5.0 Primary Assembly, whole genome shotgun sequence.
CCGTTGGCCACCGCTGGCGGCATTGGTTGTGGCACTGGCGTTGGAATAGGAAGTGGTAGACGACGAGATCAGTACGTTTGCTTTGGAGGCGTCCCGCTCGGTGCCGTAGATTTTGCCGGCCTTCTTGGCCATCGACCCGAGCAGCTCCTGGCTTTCCTTGTGGGCGCCGCGCAACGAGAGAGACCACTCCTTGAGGCCGATTTCGTCCTGTGCGGGAAGATACAAtcgaaacattttcaatatcaatatcaatatcaatatcaatcttaatcgaaatcgaatcgaaatcgaatcgaaatcgaatcgaaatcgaatcgaaatcgaatcgaaatcgaatcgaaatcgaatcgaaatcgaatcgaaatcgaatcgaaatcgaatcgaaatcgaatcgaaatcgaatcgaaatcgaatcgaaatcgaatcgaaatcgaatcgaaatcgaatcgaaatcgaatcgaaatcgaatcgaaatcgaatcgaaatcgaatcgaaatcgaatcgaaatcgaatcgaaatcgaatcgaaatcgaatcgaaatcgaatcgaaatcgaatcgaaatcgaatcgaaatcgaatcgaaatcgaatcgaaatcgaatcgaaatcgaatcgaaatcgaatcgaaatcgaatcgaaatcgaatcgaaatcgaatcgaaatcgaatcgaaatcgaatcgaaatcgaatcgaaatcgaatcgaaatcgaatcgaaatcgaatcgaatcgaaatcgaatcgaaatcgaatcgaaatcgaatcgaaatcgaatcgaaatcgaatcgaaatcgaatcgaatcgaaatcgaatcgaaatcgaatcgaaatcgaatcgaaatcgaatcgaaatcgaatcgaaatcgaatcgaaatcgaatcgaaatcgaatcgaaatcgaatcgaaatcgaatcgaatcgaaatcgaatcgaaatcgaatcgaaatcgaatcgaaatcgaatcgaaatcgaatcgaaatcgaatcgaaatcgaatcgaaatcgaatcgaaatcgaatcgaaatcgaatcgaaatcgaatcgaaatcgaatcgaaatcgaatcgaaatcgaatcgaaatcgaatcgaaatcgaatcgaaatcgaatcgaaatcgaatcgaaatcgaatcgaaatcgaatcgaaatcgaatcgaaatcgaatcgaaatcgaatcgaaatcgaatcgaaatcgaatcgaaatcgaatcgaaatcgaatcgaaatcgaatcgaaatcgaatcgaaatcgaatcgaaatcgaatcgaaatcgaatcgaaaatcgaatcgaaatcgaatcgaaatcgaatcgaaatcgaatcgaaatcgaatcgaaatcgaatcgaaatcgaatcgaaatcgaatcgaaatcgaatcgaaatcgaatcgaaatcgaatcgaaatcgaatcgaaatcgaatcgaaatcgaatcgaaatcgaatcgaatcgaatcgaaatcgaatcgaaatcgaatcgaaatcgaatcgaaatcgaatcgaaatcgaatcgaaatcgaatcgaaatcgaatcgaaatcgaatcgaaatcgaatcgaaatcgaatcgaaatcgaatcgaaatcgaatcgaaatcgaatcgaaatcgaatcgaaatcgaatcgaaatcgaatcgaaatcgaatcgaaatcgaatcgaaatcgaatcgaaatcgaatcgaaatcgaatcgaaatcgaatcgaaaatcgaatcgaaaatcgaatcgaaatcgaatcgaaatcgaatcgaaatcgaatcgaaatcgaatcgaaatcgaatcgaaatcgaatcgaaatcgaatcgaaatcgaatcgaaatcgaatcgaaatcgaatcgaaatcgaatcgaaatcgaatcgaaatcgaatcgaaatcgaatcgaaatcgaatcgaaatcgaatcgaaatcgaatcgaaatcgaatcgaaatcgaatcgaaatcgaatcgaaatcgaatcgaaatcgaatcgaaatcgaatcgaaatcgaatcgaaatcgaatcgaaatcgaatcgaatcgaaatcgaatcgaaatcgaatcgaaatcgaatcgaaatcgaatcgaaatcgaatcgaaatcgaatcgaaatcgaatcgaaatcgaatcgaaatcgaatcgaaatcgaatcgaaatcgaatcgaaatcgaatcgaaatcgaatcgaaatcgaatcgaaatcgaatcgaaatcgaatcgaaatcgaatcgaaatcgaatcgaaatcgaatcgaatcgaaatcgaatcgaaatcgaatcgaaatcgaatcgaaatcgaatcgaaatcgaatcgaaatcgaatcgaaatcgaaatcgaaatcgaatcgaaatcgaatcgaaatcgaatcgaaatcgaatcgaaatcgaatcgaaatcgaatcgaaatcgaatcgaaatcgaatcgaaatcgaatcgaaatcgaatcgaaatcgaatcgaaatcgaatcgaaatcgaatcgaaatcgaatcgaaatcgaatcgaaatcgaatcgaaatcgaatcgaaatcgaatcgaaatcgaatcgaaatcgaatcgaaatcgaatcgaaatcgaatcgaaatcgaatcgaaatcgaatcgaaatcgaatcgaaatcgaatcgaaatcgaatcgaaatcgaatcgaaatcgaatcgaaatcgaatcgaatcgaatcgatcgaatcgaaatcgaatcgaaatcgaatcgaaatcgaatcgaaatcgaatcgaaatcgaatcgaaatcgaatcgaaatcgaatcgaaatcgaatcgaaatcgaatcgaaatcgaatcgaaatcgaagaaatcgaatcgaaatcgaatcgaaatcgaatcgaaatcgaatcgaaatcgaatcgaaatcgaatcgaaatcgaatcgaaatcgaatcgaaatcgaatcgaaatcgaatcgaaatcgaatcgaaatcgaatcgaaatcgaatcgaaatcgaatcgaaatcgaatcgaaatcgaatcgaaatcgaatcgaaatcgaatcgaaatcgaatcgaaatcgaatcgaaatcgaatcgaaatcgaatcgaaatcgaatcgaaatcgaatcgaaatcgaatcgaaatcgaatcgaaatcgaatcgaaatcgaatcgaaatcgaatcgaaatcgaatcgaaatcgaatcgaaatcgaatcgaaatcgaatcgaaatcgaatcgaaatcgaatcgaaatcgaatcgaaatcgaatcgaaatcgaatcgaaatcgaatcgaaatcgaatcgaaatcgaatcgaaatcgaatcgaaatcgaatcgaaatcgaatcgaaatcgaatcgaaatcgaatcgaaatcgaatcgaaatcgaatcgaatcgaaatcgaatcgaaatcgaatcgaaatcgaatcgaaatcgaatcgaaatcgaatcgaaatcgaatcgaaatcgaatcgaaatcgaatcgaaatcgaatcgaaatcgaatcgaatcgaatcgaatcgaatcgaaatcgaatcgaaatcgaatcgaaatcgaatcgaaatcgaatcgaaatcgaatcgaaatcgaatcgaaatcgaatcgaaatcgaatcgaaatcgaatcgaaatcgaatcgaaatcgaatcgaaatcgaatcgaaatcgaatcgaaatcgaatcgaaatcgaatcgaaatcgaatcgaaatcgaatcgaaatcgaatcgaaatcgaatcgaaatcgaatcgaaatcgaatcgaaatcgaatcgaaatcgaatcgaaatcgaatcgaaatcgaatcgaaatcgaatcgaaatcgaatcgaaatcgaatcgaaatcgaatcgaaatcgaatcgaaatcgaatcgaaatcgaatcgaaatcgaatcgaaatcgaatcgaaatcgaatcgaaatcgaatcgaaatcgaatcgaaatcgaatcgaatcgaatcgaaatcgaatcgaaatcgaatcgaaatcgaatcgaaatcgaatcgaaatcgaatcgaaatcgaatcgaaatcgaatcgaaatcgaatcgaaatcgaatcgaaatcgaatcgaaatcgaatcgaaatcgaatcgaaatcgaatcgaaatcgaatcgaaatcgaatcgaaatcgaatcgaaatcgaatcgaaatcgaatcgaaatcgaatcgaaatcgaatcgaaatcgaatcgaaatcgaatcgaaatcgaatcgaaatcgaatcgaaatcgaatcgaaatcgaatcgaaatcgaatcgaaatcgaatcgaaatcgaatcgaaatcgatcgaaatcgaatcgaaatcgaatcgaaatcgaatcgaaatcgaatcgaaatcgaatcgaaatcgaatcgaaatcgaatcgaaatcgaatcgaaatcgaatcgaaatcgaatcgaaatcgaatcgaaatcgaatcgaaatcgaatcgaaatcgaatcgaaatcgaatcgaaatcgaatcgaaatcgaatcgaaatcgaatcgaaatcgaatcgaaatcgaatcgaaatcgaatcgaaatcgaatcgaaatcgaatcgaaatcgaatcgaaatcgaatcgaaatcgaatcgaaatcgaatcgaaatcgaatcgaaatcgaatcgaaatcgaatcgaaatcgaatcgaaatcgaatcgaaatcgaatcgaaatcgaatcgaaatcgaatcgaaatcgaatcgaaatcgaatcgaaatcgaatcgaaatcgaatcgaaatcgaatcgaaatcgaatcgaaatcgaatcgaaatcgaatcgaaatcgaatcgaaatcgaatcgaaatcgaatcgaaatcgaatcgaaatcgaatcgaaatcgaatcgaaatcgaatcgaaatcgaatcgaaatcgaatcgaaatcgaatcgaaatcgaatcgaaatcgaatcgaaatcgaatcgaaatcgaatcgaaatcgaatcgaaatcgaatcgaaatcgaatcgaaatcgaatcgaaatcgaatcgaaatcgaatcgaaatcgaatcgaaatcgaatcgaaatcgaatcgaaatcgaatcgaaatcgaatcgaaatcgaatcgaaatcgaatcgaaatcgaatcgaaatcgaatcgaaatcgaatcgaaatcgaatcgaaatcgaatcgaaatcgaatcgaaatcgaatcgaaatcgaatcgaaatcgaatcgaaatcgaatcgaaatcgaatcgaaatcgaatcgaaatcgaatcgaaatcgaatcgaaatcgaatcgaaatcgaatcgaaatcgaatcgaaatcgaatcgaaatcgaatcgaaatcgaatcgaaatcgaatcgaaatcgaatcgaaatcgaatcgaaatcgaatcgaaatcgaatcgaaatcgaatcgaaatcgaatcgaaatcgaatcgaaatcgaatcgaaatcgaatcgaaatcgaatcgaaatcgaatcgaaatcgaatcgaaatcgaatcgaaatcgaatcgaaatcgaatcgaaatcgaatcgaaatcgaatcgaaatcgaatcgaaatcgaatcgaaatcgaatcgaaatcgaatcgaaatcgaatcgaaatcgaatcgaaatcgaatcgaaatcgaatcgaaatcgaatcgaaatcgaatcgaaatcgaatcgaaatcgaatcgaaatcgaatcgaaatcgaatcgaaatcgaatcgaaatcgaatcgaaatcgaatcgaaatcgaatcgaaatcgaatcgaaatcgaatcgaaatcgaatcgaaatcgaatcgaaatcgaatcgaaatcgaatcgaaatcgaatcgaaatcgaatcgaaatcgaatcgaaatcgaatcgaaatcgaatcgaaatcgaatcgaaatcgaatcgaaatcgaatcgaatcgaatcgaaatcgaatcgaaatcgaatcgaaatcgaatcgaaatcgaatcgaaatcgaatcgaaatcgaatcgaaatcgaatcgaaatcgaatcgaaatcgaaatcgaatcgaaatcgaatcgaaatcgaatcgaaatcgaatcgaaatcgaatcgaaatcgaatcgaaatcgaatcgaaatcgaatcgaaatcgaatcgaaatcgaatcgaaatcgaatcgaaatcgaatcgaatcgaatcgaaatcgaatcgaaatcgaatcgaaatcgaatcgaaatcgaatcgaaatcgaatcgaaatcgaatcgaaatcgaatcgaaatcgaatcgaaatcgaatcgaaatcgaatcgaaatcgaatcgaaatcgaatcgaaatcgaatcgaaatcgaatcgaatcgaaatcgaatcgaaatcgaatcgaaatcgaatcgaaatcgaatcgaaatcgaatcgaaatcgaatcgaaatcgaatcgaaatcgaatcgaaatcgaatcgaaatcgaatcgaaatcgaatcgaaatcgaatcgaaatcgaatcgaaatcgaatcgaaatcgaatcgaaatcgaatcgaaatcgaatcgaaatcgaatcgaaatcgaatcgaaatcgaatcgaaatcgaatcgaaatcgaatcgaaatcgaatcgaaatcgaatcgaaatcgaatcgaaatcgaatcgaaatcgaatcgaaatcgaatcgaaatcgaatcgaaatcgaatcgaaatcgaatcgaaatcgaatcgaaatcgaatcgaaatcgaatcgaaatcgaatcgaaatcgaatcgaaatcgaatcgaaatcgaatcgaaatcgaatcgaaatcgaatcgaaatcgaatcgaaatcgaatcgaaatcgaatcgaaattgaaatcgaatcgaaatcgaatcgaaatgaaatcgaaatcgaatcgaaatctttcaaaaatccgATCGAAAATCCGATCGAAATCCGATTCAAATCTGATTGAAATCCAATCGTAATTCAATCGAAATCCGATTGAATTCCGATCGAAATCTGATCGAAATTCGATTGAATTCCGATCAAAATCCGATCGAAATCCTATCGAAATTTGATCGAAATCCGATTGAAATCTAATCGAAATCCGATTGAAATCCGATCGAAATCTGATTGAAATGCGATTCAAATCCGATCGAAAACCGATTGAATTCCGATCGAAATCGGATCGAAATTCGATTGAATTCCGATCGAAATCTAATCAAATCTGATCGAAATCTGATCAAAATCCGAtccaaaatcgatcgaaatccgATTGAAATCCGATCGAAATCTAATCGAAATCTGATCGAAATCCGATTGAAATCCGATCGAAGTCTGATCGAAATCTGATCGAAATCCGATTGAAATCCGATTGAAATCCGATCGAAATCTGATCGAAATGCGATTCAAATCCGATTGAAATCCGATCGAAAACCGATTGAATTCCGATCGAAATCCGATTGAAATATGATTGAAATCCGATTGAAATCCGATCAAAACTCGATCGAAATCCGATTGAATTCCGATCGAAATCCGATCAAAGTTGATCGAAATCCGATTGAAATACGATTGAAATCCGATTGAAATCCGAtcaaaatccgaaatccgatTCAAATCTGATTGAAATCCAATCGTAATTCAATCGAAATCCGATTGAATTCCGATCGAAATTCGATTGAATTCCGATCAAAATCCGATCGAAATCTGATCGAAATCCGATCGAAATTTGATCGAAATCCGATTGAATTCCGATTGAAATCTGATCGAAATCCGATCGAAATCTGATCAAAATCCGATTGAAATCCGATTGAAATCCGATTGAAATCCGATCGAAATCTGATCGAAATCCGATCGAAATCCGATTAAATTCCGAAATCGGATCGAAATTCGATTGAATTCCGATCAAAATCCGATCGAAATCTAATCGAAATCCGATCGAAATCTGATCGAAATCCGATTGAAATCCGATCGAAATCTGATAGAAATCTGATCGAAATCCGATCGAAATCCGATTGAATTCCGGTCAAAATTGGATCGAAATTCGATTGAATTCCGTTCAAAATTCGATCGAAATCTAATCGAAATCCGATCGATATCTGATCGAAATCCGATTGAAATCCGATCGAAATCTGATCGAAATCCGATCAAAATCCGATTGAAATCCGATCGAAATTCAATCGAAATCTGATTGAATTCCGATCGAAATtggattgaaatttgattgaattccGATCAAAATCCGATTGAAATCTTATCGAAATCCGATCGAAATCCGATTGAAATCTGATCGAAATCCGATTGAAATCCGATGGAAATCCGATTGAATTCTCATCGAAATCTAATCGAAATCCGATTGAAATCCGATCAAAAGTCAATCGTTATCCGATAGAAATTTAAGTGAAATTCAATTAAGGAGGAATTTATCAAATACTGGAGCCCTGTTCACCGATAATCAAAACTACTTACCGCCATCGTCAGTATCAGTCGTCCGTCCCGAATGCCATCTCGGAACTTGATCTGTATGCACTGTTCGTTCTTGAACTGTATGTAGTCCGGCGCGATCTCCTCGATCTGGTCCATAAACACCAGGTCCGGCTTCGTGCTGCTACTTTCCGTGTGTAGTTCTAGCCTGCAATCCGACAAGAATCGATTCTTCAGTTTACCGGAGACCGACGACTAATCGAAAGTCACTCACCTATTTGGATAAAGCTTTGCGTACCGCGTCTGCCACACCGACGCAAACGAACCGCTGTACTTCTTGAGATACCCGTGCAGTATGCAGTCCGAGTCCTTCTCGTCCGCGTCGAACCGCTGCTTCTGCTTCGCCTTTCGCTTTTGCTCCACCCGATCCGCCTCCAGGTTGACGGTTTCGAATACTGTTTCTGCCACCTCCTGCTGCCATCTGTATGTGAATAGTGGAATCAGAGGTTAGGTTTCGCGCTTGGGAAGGTTCCTTATAATACGTGCCTTTCCGAGATGGTCAGCGGGAAGTACTTGTAAAGCTCTTGATCCTGTTCAGTCAGTTTGATACCTTTGGTGTCCTCTTCGTCGAACGAACCGATATCGAAGGCGTCCGCGGCGTTAACTTCCCCCCGGGGCGGTATCAGAGGTGGGGTGTACTTCTGGTAGTACACCTGATTCCAGTCGATACCGGTGAAGAATGGATGCGCTTTGACCTCGTCCGCCCTGTGGAGTTTTCGATAAGAgaaattagaagctagaaggAGGACATAATTTGGCTGAAGCTCACCCTCCCCCTTTACAGCCTAATCGTTTGTCTATGTCCCGTTGTAGCAGTCCTTCCAGCAAGTCTCTCAGTTCTTTGCTAAACGATTCCGGTAGTTCGACGTTCTGCAAATTGGAATcggaaaattagttttcaatccACACTAAAAGCAGCAGCATCCACCGAACTTACCATCGTCAACGTCATCCGGTCGATTTCGTGTTTGTCCTTGGTTTTGTGCTGCCGGAAGGGCGAATGGCCCTTCAGCAGTTTGTAAAGCATGCACCCGAAACTGAACCAATCGGCACTGGAATCGTACGGGGTACCCTTGGAGAGCACTTCCGGTGCCATGTAGCCATGTGTCCCAACCGAGGCGTGCGGTTTCTTTTTGCTAAAATCACAAGCCAACCCCAGATCGGAAATCCTCACGTGTCCATTCTCGTCCAGTAGAATGTTGGCCGGTTTCAAGTCCCGATACACGATGAACCGCTTGTGCATGTGCTCCAGCCCGAGAATGACCTAGATTTGCGAAGGAAAGAGAAACAGTTAGCGAACCAGATAAGTGAAAATGGAGAAAATTAAAACGGAAATGGAGCAGATAAGGTTTCGTTCGATTCCCAGTTGGTGTTCGGTCACGTGGAATAGTAGTTGCCGGGGTGGTCGCGGCAGGAGGCAGAttcccagcagcagcagcagcacactTTGATTACTTTGGACAACGAGTTTGGAGTCATGTGAGAATAGAAAACAGCGCAATTGCATCGAAATAGTTTTGTTTTCATACTTTTTCACAGCGACAAATAACGATACCTTATCTACTAGGGAGAGGGAGCACCATGGCTAGCCAATTTCCGATCGCATTTCACGATTCTGATTAAGATTAAGCCATTCTAAAGAATATTGCTTGATATGCTTTCGATGCACAAGGTAAGGTCATATGTAGAAGCCAAAGAAGCTCATTTGCATTTGTCAAAATCAATTGACTAATCATTTATGTAAAGTCTGTCCAACGCTTTGAAATATCCCacgtgaaatatttcacaacagacGAAATACATACAGAAGCCATTTCAATTCTGGAACGCTAAAACAGCATTAAGATAGCATTCTTCTTGTAGTGTAGTTAAAGCATACATTTCTgctattttattgtttttggtAAATGAAAGAGTCTATGGTATGTGCGATGAACTATTTTATGTTTAGGAAAATCACATAAATTGAGAAATCGTAAAAATCCTGGACCACTGGTACGTAGCTAAATTGCTTCTTTCTCGGCGAGTTCTCAATTCCGGTCCAGCCGAACTTCAATTCCGATATCGTTTCCTACCGAACCGGAAAGGATTGTTCTTCACCTAGAGCGGCACAAATTCCGGAGCTAGCTGAACTTTTCGCATCATCGACTCACATTCCGACAAAGCTGGTTCGCCGTCTGCAGGAAGTTCATTTTCTTTGGCGAGGGACGGGGGGGTTGATATCTTTTATCCAATCCATCTTCATCATTGTAGTTGGAGGGTGATATGGCGGTGTCGGGAAGGATATTGCACAGAAATGAGGTGGAATAGCGATATTGGCCGTATCGTGTGCGCGCCGGTTGAAGGAATAACTTTAATCGGATTAGTGTCGCTCTTGTGCCGGAGTTTCCGTTCGGATAGATCGGAATTCCGCAAGACGAGCGAAAGGAGAATCACGattgtatattttaaattattgagcGTTGGGTTATTCTTCGAAAGATTGttgaatcaatcaatcaatccatTATTTAAATCCTAATCTCTTCAGAAAACTTTagttcaaatcatatttttattgtgttttaaAAGCTTTCTTTTATTAGCTATGATTATAACTCAACTCCATAACAAGCAGGCAATTCTTTACAGAGTTTTTCTACTCGTCgttttttctatatttatttacgtttcttctttATTTCTCTGTCTTCTTCTTTATTTTCCATGTCTTCTTCTTTATTTTTCCATAGTTTCTCATTCTCATATTTTgtcgacggggttggtggtctaatggctaccgcttctgcttcataagcagaaggtcatgggttcaatcccagccCCGTCCCTTTCATCGTACTTTGtacttgtatctttcacttgctccTATCTACCACTCTCAATATGTCAAAGTTGATgttatctatcacagttcatagcatttgctagaacccgagacggacaaaaacatctaaaccgtttccctacgctttcaTTCGTTCATCATTCATGCTATTCCTTTACGCCTGATATATAGGCCGTCTGCTAACCAAATCAGAAAGCCTCTCTGTCATAAAAACTACCCCACcctttcacccttcccgcataaactggcgttgacgcagtggtatatgagcctctgtacgtgctataaattcttttgttctcatgacttttactgtgtgccgtgtgttggtgctgtttCGCTCTCTCTCATGGGCAACCGCAGtaaaaacagggcgcacagtaaaagtcaaacggtttatagcatgcataggctcatacgGTCAACCGTGGCAAGCTCTTAACATGTAAACCATTGTATTCATACTGCTCAACATTAGCATTTGACAAATTTGCCAGAACTAAAGAACAATTCCGTTCATCTCAATACAGCAATCGATTCACAAAAGAACAGCTATGTTCACAATAAACGTTCGTCAGCTCGGTTCAACTCAAATCGGCAATTTCacacttttcaaaaacaaatacaattgacaattcgccaccccaaagaaaaacgattatctccaacacacgtttccatgatcctcgtcgccacttcaGGAAAACATTTCTCgctaaacattactaaaggacctatgtacaaatgagagattctctcctctctcgctctctttcaattataacagtggaatactaaagcttttggaaagtttttcaccatagatcgaaaggcaatttccttgactagcgtttcatacaaaaaacgcaacagaggaggttaatgtgactcagttattgattaaagagaaagtaaacaaagagagcctctcaatgttagatagggggatttttttttattatcggacaatttgggccgaaggttctccgatttgcatgaaattttcaccagaggtagagctcgtggatacatgaccaaaagtgaaatttttttgtttcattaatctatactctaactttcgtccatagacgccaaagtggtatcttttaccgtttaggcgacagaactgaaaaaccgatgaccacccgcacgcttcccatagaaaaatgtgttctattgtgggcctcataaccatgcgctaacggcggcagtaatttacacgtattgtaagtgtaacgcagtaaaccatcctttcctcttcagtcagaagaagcttttggTCAACCGGAGCACTCtcctttggtctgttgggtgttttgtatgtcctttattcgtaacctttactattgagaccaacagtctttaattgaaaacgatcctaacatttaataatataggtaataggaactgaccctcagcaagcatgggaaaattcactcactcacccgaacgccaccgatgaaaaatagcaaacaatctgctgctatcgaacattcagtgatagctgaaccgtcctaggcggagtgtagcatgaaagcgtcgaaaccgattgtgtaaatgcgacaatcggaaggaacgcgaagagaagtgaataccaatacacttgtatctgcgagg
It contains:
- the LOC5568458 gene encoding G protein-coupled receptor kinase 1, with the translated sequence MADLEAVLADVSYLMAMEKSKCMPAARASKKIVLPDPSVRSVMHKYLEKENEVNFDKIFNQVLGYLLFRDFCDNVSDEPVPHLKFYEEIKAYEKTECHDERRKQARDIYDNFIMKEMLSHTHEYSKEAVAHVQKYLMKNEVPVNLFEPYIEEIFHHLRGEPFRKFLESDKYTRFCQWKNLELNIQLTMNDFSVHRIIGRGGFGEVYGCRKADTGKMYAMKCLDKKRIKMKQGETLALNERTMLSLVSTGVDCPFIVCMTYAFHTPDKLCFILDLMNGGDLHYHLSQHGVFNESDMKFYAAEVILGLEHMHKRFIVYRDLKPANILLDENGHVRISDLGLACDFSKKKPHASVGTHGYMAPEVLSKGTPYDSSADWFSFGCMLYKLLKGHSPFRQHKTKDKHEIDRMTLTMNVELPESFSKELRDLLEGLLQRDIDKRLGCKGGGADEVKAHPFFTGIDWNQVYYQKYTPPLIPPRGEVNAADAFDIGSFDEEDTKGIKLTEQDQELYKYFPLTISERWQQEVAETVFETVNLEADRVEQKRKAKQKQRFDADEKDSDCILHGYLKKYSGSFASVWQTRYAKLYPNRLELHTESSSTKPDLVFMDQIEEIAPDYIQFKNEQCIQIKFRDGIRDGRLILTMADEIGLKEWSLSLRGAHKESQELLGSMAKKAGKIYGTERDASKANVLISSSTTSYSNASATTNAASGGQRNANGSSN